One window of the Dendropsophus ebraccatus isolate aDenEbr1 chromosome 12, aDenEbr1.pat, whole genome shotgun sequence genome contains the following:
- the LOC138769613 gene encoding serine protease inhibitor swm-1-like — translation MGTSVILVSSLSALLILSVQAGNIGYGHHHNPCPPGKVLSPCGGACPATCDNMEPVCITMCQPGCVCRDGLVDDGHGRCVRREDCCRGNMVYSKCGNDCPQNTCPPPDNLAFMCGAGCSAGCFCRPGFKRLGNKCVHPRDCPRRIGHPHGDRPRDPPQDPPRDHSYGKPPSYH, via the exons ATGGGAACATCTGTGATCCTGGTGTCATCCCTGA gcgCGCTGCTTATTCTTAGTGTTCAAGCAGGGAACA ttggttatGGACATCATCATAATCCCTGTCCGCCAGGCAAAGTACTTAGCCCGTGTGGTGGCGCCTGCCCAGCGACCTGCGATAACATGGAGCCTGTATGCATAACTATGTGCCAACCCGGATGTGTCTGCAGAGACGGCCTCGTAGATGACGGCCATGGCAGATGTGTGAGGAGGGAAGACTGCTGCAGAGGGAACATGGTGTACTCCAAGTGCGGCAATGACTGCCCCCAGAATACCTGCCCGCCCCCCGATAATCTGGCATTCATGTGTGGAGCCGGCTGTTCTGCTGGCTGCTTCTGTAGACCCGGATTCAAACGTCTGGGCAACAAATGTGTCCATCCTAGGGACTGCCCCCGAAGAATCGGCCACCCTCACGGAGACCGACCCCGAGACCCTCCCCAAGACCCTCCCCGAGACCATTCTTACGGAAAGCCCCCGTCTTATCACTGA